From Rhododendron vialii isolate Sample 1 chromosome 7a, ASM3025357v1:
GTGAGCAAAGTGTAATTACTTAGTACTAAACGTATAGACTCCACACATATGTGTGTAATGCTTGAGTAATCCAAAATACaatggccttgttcgtttggtaactttgggtattttagggcagtgggtggagagaggaataaggtaatgattagaggaaggggtaataattggaaagagatagagagataaatgaaattaataattgaagaaataaggtaatgattgaagaaagatataagataatgattgaaaaacaaagttaaaacaaaataaatatgttaAACGATCAAGACCATGTAATGGTGCTCCtagactattgaataattacccGTGAAAAAACTTATACtagtaggagtaattttttgagaGCATCACTAGTTTTCTTCTCCcttgcatttctttttctttagacttttctttccttgttttcttGTTAAGTTTGACATTTACcattccttctttttctctcttctttctctttaaAACTAAGGAAGATAAGTACTCTATCCAATTCTCAAATTAAGGCCAATTGTTTTTGGTATTCAAATTCCTTTCTTTCATGTATGCTTTTAGTCACGAGAtcatataaaaatattataccacaagaaTATCGAAACATGATCTAGTAGTTAGAAGGGCGTTGGGATAGAGGGGCTACAATTCCCAAGTTCTTTGGCATTTCGATCATTGgagaatacaatttttttttagtaaatacAAATAGTAACCTGAAAACTGTAGAactactttcaaaaaaaaaggggggggggggggggggggggggggggggatgaaGCTACTTTTTGTGTAGCAGGATTATTAGTCGCTAATGGAAATACTACAATATAGTTTGTGTTACGTAATTTATAAATTACATGTGCCCGACTGGCACTGTTTTTTTCCCTATGTTCAGAGAAATTGTGCAACCATCtcatttgaaaaacaaattaagctCGCTTTAAAGTGTAATGTCACTAACTATTAAACTCAAAATGTGCCCTCTACATCTTCAATAGGATTCCAAACAACAAGAGCTGAGCTGGAAAGAACAACAATAAcgcaaacaagaaaaaatacaaagcaAAAACAGAGCCGTGtgtgctagagagagagagagagagagagagagagagagagatatttctGCACGAAAAGAGTAGAACCAAAAGTTTTCAGCCTTTCATGGCTGATATTGCTGTTTACTTTGAGACCTGATTATCAACTTGGGCAGAGAAAAAATAGTATCAAAATTCGCACTAATTTTTCTTAATGAATCGAGTGAAAGGGCTGCTCTTCCAGACCCTCTTCTACCACTAAACCAATTTGTATCTAACGAAATCATCAAATGACCTGAACATCATTGCCAATAAGCACAAATCTTGTAGGGATGGCATCTGTGTCCATCTGCTTTAAGGCTtttcaccaaaaatcaaaactacCAGATACCACAAACGTGATCACTCAACCCTCATTTCAAGCTACTCGGGGTCGAGAATGTCTAATTGTGTGGCAAATGTCACTGACTCACTGTGAGGCGTATATCAATCTTTTTCCCAAGCAATTTGGATCAAGGATATATGGAGGCAAGGAAAAAAAGGTAATGGAGAAGATGAGAAGATACTGAAGTGAAGAAGTTAAATTTATTTACTGGAAATCCCTCCATAAATCCACGATCCAAACTCATCTTAAAGTTCAACTTCATGGAGGTCATTCCCAAGATTGCGGCTATTCATAGAGACCTGCATCGATGAGGAGTTTCCAGGCATAAGCAAAGGTTGAGGCATTACTTCTCCAAGAGGTTTAAATTCTGTCCCATTAGAAGGATTAGATGGATCGCAAAAGCTCCCACTCCATGACACTGTACGCCTAGAATGAGGGGGAAGGGATCCTTTGTCATTTCCCAGAGCTCCAGTTCTGCTTCTTGCAATATTATCCATGCTAGGCACCCGGTGCATTGTCGTTGTCGATGAGGTTGATGTTGGTGGAGATGAAAATGGATTGCTCTCATCGGATGTAGAGGGGCTTTTGTTGTTAACAGCAGCTTCTTGCAAGTCTTCCGTTGTTTGTACTGTTTCATCTCCCAAAGCCCTTGGAGTAGGGATGAAAAACTTGGTATTGGGACCAACCCCAGGTTTTCCAGCTGGAAGAGAAGGTGATCGAAATAAGTTTGGTGGGGCTGCACCATCCTTGTGGAAAGTGTCAACATACCTGGTTATCCCAATGCAAGAGTTAAACAGTAAGTGAAATTGCAGATGGCCCGAACCGGAGTGTACACCACACCCCACcaataaacaaaccaaaaacaaaaaactaaggCAGAAATgatgaaaacccaaaagaagCTTTATGTCACTTCCTACTTGTACCTTGCACGAATGCCCATGCGTCCACGGGCAGAGAACTGATCTGAACTGGGTGGAATTGGTTGGTTCCCTAAGTTCAATTCCAAGGGACTTTGGTTTTCATGGTCTGATCCATCATTAGAATGTAACCTATCAAGATTAGGTCCATCTTTCAAAGTGTTATCAGGCATTCTGTTCTGGAAAGCTGCATTCCGTGGTGGAGGTGGCAAGGTTACTTCCTCAGACGGGGTTTCAGCCCCTTCTTCTACCCATCTCTTCAGCTTTTCATCATAATAAAACCGATTTGTCTCGCCCAACTTAGCCTTCAGGAGAGAAAATGGAAAGTTCAATGATCGATGTAAGCCAGAAATTATTCGAGCTGATTAGTGATCAAACTGCTTTGAGACAaacaacagaaaagaaaaagaaacaggaAACAGAATGAAACATGAGAGATAGACCCAAAACTTACCTGTCGATCTGAGCGGGACCTTAATACCAACCCCATGGTTTTTTGAAATAGATTTGTGCGGAAAAGACCAAAACGAGAAGACCCACCTGTGCCTGGTGTGTTTCCTTTCATATCAGGGGAGCCTCCGTCCTTAGATAAATCAACGCCATGAAAAGCTAAGTCAGAATACTCCAGCAGAGATAGAACACTCTATTACTACAACTACAAGGTCTTTCGCACTCAGAAGCCTGTTCAAGTACACTAAGGCAATCCTTACGTTTCAATGTGGGATGAAGATATTCAGATTGGGGCCTTCCTTGTTTCGTTAGCGCTACACTAATACAATAGAACAAGCTTTTCAGCTTGATCAGAATCAATTCTATGATTGAATAGCAGAAGTGCTACTTAGAAGTAGAAACTCGGATTTAACCAAGTAGGGGACTATTTGTGTGCCAAGCCCAAAGAGTATTCCTCTACAGCTCAGTAGGGACTTTGTGAACCTTTTCCTAATTTGATGTAGAACATCAATAACGTTCTGTCTCTATCTAGTCAAAGAAAGTgacaaaaactaaataaaaatcTTGAGTAAAAAACAAACGTCCGGGTGGGTTGGGGGCTGCCTCTAGATTAGGCTGGGTTTCAAAACCACTAGGCTTATGCTTAACCTTCAAATGGAAAAATAACTCATGCTGGTAATACTTGTATCACCCCCCTCTCTGCTGCCCCCTCTCTGCTGCCACAATGAGAGGCATTAATGATTTTGTGTGACATTAGGCAAAAGAGGTTGTAGTACAAACAGAAACAACAATAGTAGAAATTGCAACTATAATAAGCTAAAGAGAAGCATCTAAACGTGGTTAGGAAGCAAGAACTTTCCATTCGCTGAAAAGATAGTAGTATTAACCTTTATTGGTGATTTACCAAAATCTGGCTCCGAAATGCTTCTATTGTGCCGTGATCGGTTGCTCCCACCTTGCCATTCGCTTATTGGTTCTGTCGATGCTGAAGGAACCAAAGAAGACATGGCCATTGTTGATTGACTGTTAGACACCCTTGGGCCGACTTTTTGACAATCATGTTCATTGCGCTGTGAACTAGCATGTGATGTCGATGGTACAGGTGGTGGAAGTCCTCCCACAACACGATTAGAAGTACTATCAAACAAATTGAGCAATTTACCCACCAGTTTTGCAGGAGCCAAATTAGATGAGTATCCACCCTGTAAAATGTAAACAGTGTCTTCCTAAGGTACCAGAATGATAATCTGGAGGGAATAAACCCAACACGGTAGACATACCTGCTGGTGAATTTTTATCCGCTCCTCAAGAGAAAGCACTAAAATTTTCCATGCATCCACTTCTGGTGACCGACAAGTTTTTAAGCACTTCAAAATAGCTTGACAGTATCTGAGGCAGCACATAAGCATTACAAGATCGAAGGCAAAGAGGCAAAATCATATCTGAACAAGAATTTCAGAATCCGTACTTCAAAGAATCTGAAACCTTTCCAACTTCGGCCAGCATGTGTGCATAGATAAGCTTGTATGGTTGACAAGGTGGTACAATGAATTGAGAATTTCCCAGGACCTTTGAATATTCGTATAACTCTGTCCTCTGTCCACATTTTCAAGACGCTATTCATTTACAATATTCAGGAGATAAAGAAAGTGCAGAAACCAAAATACTAAAAAGGGGGATGAAGATCATAAACTTATTGACCATGCAATCCACGAAGTGTTCAAATTACTGCATGTATCCATTATGAccggcgagagagagagagagagagagagagatgctaaAAACCATTCATCATAGGCATTACTGCATTATTACAAGAGCACCAACCAGCATGCATTCCATATATATCTCATGAATTAGAGCATAACCCAGTGTATTTGGAACTGTATGGGATACAAGAGAGTGAAGCACACCTGAATGGCCTCGGGACTAGCATATGTTCGAGGAAAATTCCAATGATCTGCACCAATAAGGCAGACTCGTGCACTGCCTGAATAAGACTCGAAGTTCGCTTCAGCAACTAAATAACAAATATGGGCCACAAGAATCTGCAGAACATCCCTCATCACAAACCAGAACAACCACCGACGTACGGAAAGAAATGGATTAAAGTCACGACTGTTTTAATTACATATCGACTAATAATAACAGAGCCAGGCAACTAATTGGTTCAGTTGAAGATAGTATGATACTCCGTGAGAAAGAATAACTACCAAAAAGGCAAATTTGTTTGCTTTGGGCTTTACTCCCTCACTTTTCCGTGCAGTCATAAGCAGAGTTCTAGGGAGAGGggaaaaaacttaaaaggaacTAAAACTTCCAAGGAACCCAAAGAGCATACCTCACCCCTCTCCTTCAATAGGCAATCTCCGAAATGAATAATCACAAGCTCATCATCTTTTGTTCTGTTAGCTGTTATGATAGCTAAATTCTCCTCCCAGTTGTCAAGCGTACAACTAGCTCCATTGCAAACCTAAATAAACAAATAGCTGAATAAAAAAGATGGAATGTGATTTTGGCAATCTAGTTTTAGCCagtggcactccactttttgtttTGCAATCTCACATGATTTACAcacaaagtggagtgccaatGGCCAAAactggagtgtcaaaatcaatttccaaaaaagaTACATGATAACCATGAAAGCAGAGATCATGACAAGGAGACCAAAAGCTCTCTGCAGCGTGACTTGAACAAGGCAATCATACTATCATATCCATAATGAATCAATGACTTTCTGATACTTCAATCTTCTGAAGTTAACATACAGATTACAGAGTTTAATCTGAGAGGAACAGGGTACTCAATGCTTTTTGTCTTTGAGTTTAAACATCTTTAAACGCATAGATAGAATAGGGGATACCGAAGGGCCGAAGGCTTCTTAGGGTGGAAAGCATTATGGTATCATGGTTTTAGAGGTAACCAAAGTTCATCAATCCACATGTTAATTCTTTTAATTAAAGAGAATCTTAGACTCTTAGTAGTAGAGGTATTACGACTACATGGTATTCAAGCTACTGCTTAGTAACATGCTTCGTTGCTTTATTATACATCTTCTTGTTTGAAATTAGTCGAGCCATTGACAGATATACAGAGTTCTATTTCGTATGACTTGTTGATTTAGAAGTATCTAGTTTTATACAACTGTAGCTTTAGGTAGAGTTCCATGGTCTCAAAATCCTATTTTCTACTCCATAGTTTGCTTGCAAAAATTCTACCATGACTGCTGCTGTGCTAGTGCTGTCCAATTAAAAAGGCATAATGATTTCTAAAGACCACCTTTCCCTTGGTGGCATCATTTGTATGCTAACATGACCAAAAGAGGCATGGAATGATAACAGAAATTTGGCCAGAAAgtcactcttcttttttcttttgttctgcAATAGTTTCAAGCTTGCATATCACCTGAGAGGAATGTTGAGATCCATTTACCACACCAGGCAGACTGCTAGTACACATGCCATTCGAAAACACATCAGCAGGTTGCCCAGCAATAAGCAGGCATACCGTCCTCAGAGGAGATCCCACAACTAACTGGCAAAGTGCCATTTGTTTTACAGTATCACTATAAAACTGCATAAATTCAAAAGAACGAACTGTGACAAGTCTCGTACACGGACTACTTCATAAATTTGGACCAAGAAGAGACAGGATAAGAAGGGAAGTTAAAGAAACAACCACCTTGTCACCAAGTTGAGCTGCCAGAGCAAGGGCTGGCCCCCACAAGTGACCTTCCTGTGCACACAGTAAAGCCTCTTTTATTCTACCGGAAATCAGAAGCTTCTGGACCTCAAAAGCAGTAGCCTAGAGCACCAAACAACTTCATTAAGTGTGGAAGTACTTGAAGGTCTCTGGGACAAATATATGGAGAAACAACACAGAAGAAATAAGTCAACCTGAATCTCCCCTTCAGAAGGAAAGTTCTGCAAGCAGCGACTAAAAGCGCCATATGGTCCAACATTTCTCTTGGCAGATGCGAAGAGCTGAGCTACAGCTAATTCTGGACAATCACTTTCCTAGTCAAAATAAGAAACCCAAGGCAGGACCATATCTCattaatcaaaaccaaaagaggGCAGTCAAAATGAGGGGATAAATGctaacaaataaacaaataggatgccaactTAAACTGCGCAACACACATCATTAAATTATAAATTATTGAATTGAAATCCTACTTTTTTATTAGGGACAACAAAAAATGTAACTTATTATTATGTTACATATTCATGACTACtctaaacaaaccaaaaagaaTTATCAGGGCTTCATTAGGAGGAGTTGTTAAAATATCAGGGCTTTGCAAAATCCCATATAGAGAACTTTCATAGTAGGCAAGACTTAATAGCAGTACAAGTTATTAAGGTGGGTGGATAAGTAAACTTGAGGTAGGACCATAAGTAAGGATGGGCATCATGGGCTCTCTGCTCATCCTTGTTGGGTCTGGGACTACGGGTATCTACATGTTAAGGATTTCAAGAGCCAACAATCCATGCAGCTAGTTAGTCCACAATgcaataatcaaaaattgataaccaaaagttgccacatcaacatttgattattcattaaTTTCATTTAAGacttaagagattgttaaggttattagcaatgtagatgtctacaataaaataatcaaaattagataacCGAACCTTATCACACcatcttttcaaactaaaaaactaaaaactgtgaatagtagaaaatagttttgaaactaataaaaactatttactaaaaatagaaaatagttttgaaacttttttttgggaaaaaactATGTTCAGAAAactgttttcttaaaaaaaaaaaacatttttttagtaaaatattttttttcgaaaatattgttcgaaaagaaagagagagaggaaaagggaagagagatagaacatTTTTGCATAATAATTGGTGTATTTGTTTGACAATATGTAGggtctattaaatttggttattgtcaaaaggttgctagttttggttatccaaagtccaaaatttgattatttctaaggaggttgttaaatttgattatagcattgtgagccatattttgcactAACTTTAAAacccttttacttttgattatagcatgGTGGATACTCTTAGTACCCATTTTATTCTTGTTTGGAACACATGCACGTGCACTAACAATGATTCCATATCTAGAAAAAGAGGCGGCATTTCTTAATGACTTTTACTTGAGATATTCATAAGCGGCAAGAAAGAGAAATGCACACTCTCTATCCTAAAAGAGGAATAATAATAGCAAGTGGATCGAGGGTCGACCACTCAACCTCCAATATGTTCCTACATAAACATCGCAAGCAATATAAATGAACGcaacagaaacaagaaaacaaaataagccAAGTAAACAAAATTTACCTTCAATGCTTGGTCAGTTCCACAGGGTGATCGAAGTTTACCACGATATTGACATCCTATTTTCAGCAAAGAGAACAACAACCTTAGAAGTTCACCTCTTCTGTATTCCATGTCTGGAGATTTACAGCTAGCAATCTTCTCATCAACCCATTTATTAACCTCTCTACTTCCAACATTCCCACCAACCAATGGACCAGGAAAAGATTGCTGACATAACGCATGGAAATAATCACAGGCTCCTAATCCTATGCTTGAAGCAACAGTTTTGTCCATGACAACATCCATCAAGTTGAGAACACTAATGATACCATCAGCTGAGTCCTTTAAATGAAATAAACTTTACAAATGAAACCTTTTATAGCAACTACATTaacaaagaagaaattaaaaaaaaaaaaaaacgaataaaaAACCAATTGAAGTTATGCAGTACAAAGTAAAGGGAGTAATACCTTGCTTCCGCATGCTGAATTGGTTAAAGAACTGTTGTCTTTCATGACTATAAGTTTTCCACCAAATCCAAAAGTCACGAGAGCATGTGGAGGCCGCCCAGCTGGTGACCTCCCCTCACTGGAGGCATTAGGGAACTGACTGCAATGCTGCAGTGGCTGTGAAAAATCAGGTGATTTCTGACTTCCAAAGTAAAAAGGTGAGACATGCACCTGTGGGCTTGGACTGCTAGGTTCCGGCTTATGCTGATTACTATGCTCAGAAAAGATTACACCAGGGATACAGGTTTGATCGGAAATGCTAATAGCACTCCCAATTCTGTGACTTGTCTGCTCAGGTAACCACATTTGTTGATCAGCGGAATTGCTTGCACGATAAGTTTGAGTGCATGGATTATGCGACACTTGATTGTCAATAATTTCTATAACCCCACTGTTAGGAAGTGACGCCGTTTGCCATGTACTCCTATTCTGCCAATTGTAATCACTCGCAGATACTTGGCCTTGGATACTCAGGCCTTGTGACTCAAACTTCCCAATTTGACCAAAGTTCTGATGAATGCTATGATTTTCTGCAGGTAAGAGGTGAACTGTGGAAGAGCCACTATCTTGACTCTGTTGGTTATGACTAACATTGGTTGGCTGAGTCATTACTCCCTTGTACGACTCGAAGAGCCGCCATTCTTGGGCAATTGTGTCATAGTACCACCCAGGGTACTGCGGATCAAAAACCATATAGGCTGGATACTCCTCCACCTTCTGTTGCGAACATTGATTCCAGTTAGAAACATTGGCCATCCCATATTCTGCTACTGGTTGGTGAAAACAATAAGCATCTGACCTTTGCTCTGTAACTGCATTATCACCGGCTGATGTGGAACTGGTATACAAATTGTCCTGGGTACTCACAGTCACACCATAGCCTTCAA
This genomic window contains:
- the LOC131331752 gene encoding protein transport protein SEC16B homolog, which translates into the protein MEDQMGEDFFDKLVDDDSNGFAGCGPSFIEHEVTEEVKAFSNLCIGDNVNSGDNGERESGGGVVSKSLDGHRDIVTAEGSVLVAPDNVVQSSDAALEAIGELDMQKSRNGGTGVKEVDWSSFNSASNSRFGSYSDFLNEVGVSSGDLDRKDVVSVSEDMPCGFRSSTVNHEEGGRYYGSQTEKAIDGQDLNSSQNWENLYPGWRYNPSTGQWHEIEGYGVTVSTQDNLYTSSTSAGDNAVTEQRSDAYCFHQPVAEYGMANVSNWNQCSQQKVEEYPAYMVFDPQYPGWYYDTIAQEWRLFESYKGVMTQPTNVSHNQQSQDSGSSTVHLLPAENHSIHQNFGQIGKFESQGLSIQGQVSASDYNWQNRSTWQTASLPNSGVIEIIDNQVSHNPCTQTYRASNSADQQMWLPEQTSHRIGSAISISDQTCIPGVIFSEHSNQHKPEPSSPSPQVHVSPFYFGSQKSPDFSQPLQHCSQFPNASSEGRSPAGRPPHALVTFGFGGKLIVMKDNSSLTNSACGSKDSADGIISVLNLMDVVMDKTVASSIGLGACDYFHALCQQSFPGPLVGGNVGSREVNKWVDEKIASCKSPDMEYRRGELLRLLFSLLKIGCQYRGKLRSPCGTDQALKESDCPELAVAQLFASAKRNVGPYGAFSRCLQNFPSEGEIQATAFEVQKLLISGRIKEALLCAQEGHLWGPALALAAQLGDKFYSDTVKQMALCQLVVGSPLRTVCLLIAGQPADVFSNGMCTSSLPGVVNGSQHSSQVCNGASCTLDNWEENLAIITANRTKDDELVIIHFGDCLLKERGEILVAHICYLVAEANFESYSGSARVCLIGADHWNFPRTYASPEAIQRTELYEYSKVLGNSQFIVPPCQPYKLIYAHMLAEVGKVSDSLKYCQAILKCLKTCRSPEVDAWKILVLSLEERIKIHQQGGYSSNLAPAKLVGKLLNLFDSTSNRVVGGLPPPVPSTSHASSQRNEHDCQKVGPRVSNSQSTMAMSSLVPSASTEPISEWQGGSNRSRHNRSISEPDFGKSPIKDGGSPDMKGNTPGTGGSSRFGLFRTNLFQKTMGLVLRSRSDRQAKLGETNRFYYDEKLKRWVEEGAETPSEEVTLPPPPRNAAFQNRMPDNTLKDGPNLDRLHSNDGSDHENQSPLELNLGNQPIPPSSDQFSARGRMGIRARYVDTFHKDGAAPPNLFRSPSLPAGKPGVGPNTKFFIPTPRALGDETVQTTEDLQEAAVNNKSPSTSDESNPFSSPPTSTSSTTTMHRVPSMDNIARSRTGALGNDKGSLPPHSRRTVSWSGSFCDPSNPSNGTEFKPLGEVMPQPLLMPGNSSSMQVSMNSRNLGNDLHEVEL